One stretch of Oncorhynchus masou masou isolate Uvic2021 chromosome 9, UVic_Omas_1.1, whole genome shotgun sequence DNA includes these proteins:
- the LOC135545218 gene encoding repetitive organellar protein-like, translated as NTRQTQDKTNTRQDKHKTNTRRTQDEHKTNTRQTQDKHKTNTRQTQDKHKTNTRQTQDKHKTNTRQTQDKHKTNTRQTQDKHKTNTRQTQDKHKTNTRQTQDKTRQTQDKHKTNTRQTQDKHKTNTRQTQDKHKTNTRQTQDKHKTNTRQTQDKHKTNTRQTQDKTNTRQTQDKHKTNTRQTQDKHKTNTRQTQDKHKTN; from the coding sequence aacacaagacaaacacaagacaagacaaacacaagacaagacaaacacaagacaaacacaagacgaACACAAGAcgaacacaagacaaacacaagacaaacacaagacaaacacaagacaaacacaagacaaacacaagacaaacacaagacaaacacaagacaaacacaagacaaacacaagacaaacacaagacaaacacaagacaaacacaagacaaacacaagacaaacacaagacaaacacaagacaaacacaagacaaacacaagacaaacacaagacaaacacaagacaaacacaagacaagacaagacaaacacaagacaaacacaagacaaacacaagacaaacacaagacaaacacaagacaaacacaagacaaacacaagacaaacacaagacaaacacaagacaaacacaagacaaacacaagacaaacacaagacaaacacaagacaaacacaagacaaacacaagacaaacacaagacaagacaaacacaagacaaacacaagacaaacacaagacaaacacaagacaaacacaagacaaacacaagacaaacacaagacaaacacaagacaaacacaagacaaac